Proteins encoded within one genomic window of Coprococcus phoceensis:
- a CDS encoding PqqD family protein, producing MRVKEGFLKRQVGDRAVVVPVGEAAKAFHGMINLNETGGELWDLLKEETDEGKMLQSMMEMYEIEYEQAKKSLDAFLAKLREVGVLEE from the coding sequence ATGAGAGTAAAAGAAGGATTTTTAAAACGTCAAGTTGGAGATCGTGCAGTTGTTGTGCCGGTTGGAGAGGCTGCGAAAGCATTTCATGGAATGATTAATTTGAATGAGACGGGCGGAGAGTTATGGGATCTCTTGAAAGAGGAGACTGATGAGGGGAAAATGCTGCAGTCCATGATGGAAATGTATGAAATTGAATACGAACAGGCAAAGAAAAGTTTGGATGCCTTTTTGGCTAAATTAAGAGAAGTGGGAGTTTTGGAAGAATAA